The region CTCCACGACTGGATCCATGTCGATGTTGTGAGGGAGGTAATTTGTCTTTGGCGGACGCCAGCGGTACGAATCGACGTCCATCATTTCgaagtggtggtgagttTGTGTGAGATGGGACGAAAATCTCAGGTGAGTGAAGGGCTTGGGAACGAGCTTTCTTCGAAAGAAATACGGGCCCTGCCGCCGAGCTTCAACAAATATACGGGCCTCGCCTCGGAACAAGCTGGAGCTCGACGTTGAGCAAGCTCTCAATGTACAAAAATTTCGACAAATATACTGACTTGTGATGAATGATAGCTCGCTGAGATGAAAACCGTCGCGTAAAATTCACCAGTACAGTCACGTAAATGATTCCAGTTGGTTATCACTtctcgatggtgatgatgatgatgatgatgatgatcgtGATTTCTGCACCTGGGTACCCTACAACTGTGATAGACAGTAAAAAACCGCCTGTGTGAAGTGAGGAACTGTGTAGTGTAACAAATTGATTGTGTTTGAAAGACCGTGCTGAGTTGAGATCTTGAAAAGACCCTGGCGCCAGAAGCTGCCCATCTGCAATTGGTGGTTGCACCAGTCTGGCGTGGCGATCCCTAACCGTGAAAGAGGCTAACCGCTTTGGGTCTAGTCAGCCGCAATCCGGCAGGGGCAGCCTTTCTCCAGTTTTGATGATTAACTCCACAGCCGCCACACCAGAAACCTTTCCCTTTGGTGGACAGGGATCATATCAACTTGCATACAGTAACCTCCATCCACACGTAGCGACAAACACCACCGTGAAAAggtccttttttttcctttttcgaCAACAGGAAAAAGAGACAGTCGTGTTGTCTGGCTCCTGAGGTGAGCAAGCGGAATCTTTGCTCTTGACCCAAAACCCCAAGCTCTCCCCAAACAAGCCTCAAGAGCACCGAGGCACGCTGCGTCATTCTCGGCTTGGAGTCGTCCCACTCGCGACTCCACGCGCCTGCTCTCGCTTTTGCTCTCTTCCCTGCCCcagtctctctctctctctctctctctatcgATTTCATCTCACTCAATGCGCATTCGGAGTTTATCAGCGTTGATATACAtccgcttttttttttttttctctctcagTCTTTTCATTCAAGTTCTCTCCTTCAACAGCCAGACCTGCCCAAGAGTCGGTGTCAGGATTTCTTCAAATTTCGACTGCGCTATACCCTTCAACTTATCAGTCTTACTTTTCATACCGCCATATAAGCACACGCTGAACTCGCGTGAGTTAACACTCATCATGCCTAGAGACGATCTATCCATCGATTTCGTGCGCAAAATGCCACCAGTCGAGCAGCTTGACCCGGCACTGGTCCTGGATGAGTTTATCAACCGGGCTCAGAATCTTCCCGAGGAAGTTCGCTTTATGCAGGAGGAGCTTCGAGATAAGGAACTGCGGTATACGGCACTCAACAAGGAAAAGGACGAGCTGGATGAACGGTTACAGAAATGGATCAAGGCACATGGCAgccaccagcccaacccgAAGGAGGCAGAAATCCGCGCAAAGGCATTAAAGAACTATGACTTGCTTCAACAACTATCCGACGAAAAGCTTGCCCTCAGCGCCAAAGTACTACAGGCTATAGAGAAACACACCCGCCATCTCGACATACAAATCAAGATGTTGTATGACCGGAACGAGCCAGGATTTGCCGACCCGGATGAGCTGCCGTCTCTAATCCGCGCAAGCGCTGCCAATATCACAAACAGTCCCATTGTTCGCCCCCCAAGCGGCACCAACGGGTCTTCTCTCAGCCACCTTGCAAACAGTGTATCACAATCTTCCATGCGTGGTTCCAACTCTCAGATTCGAAATACCCAGGCTCAACATCATGGCTCAGCCTCGGCCCCCGcaaccccagcagcaagcatGATCATGAATCGGCAAGCCCGCGAAGGGTCCGCTGGTCCTCCCAAACGTGGCCCCCGTCTCAACACAagcctctccaacctcccaaccacATCCTCCGGCCTGGCCCGCCATTCCTCCCTCGGCCCCGGCACCCCAAAGGGCCACACAACCGCGGCAGGAAACCAACGAGCCGGCAGCGCCGGCCCCAGAGCCTCATCTAAGGCATCAGGCTCTGGAGTCGCCAACCGCAAAGCCGGTaccccctccagcagctcGGGTCGCATCTCTACCTCCCACAAAAAAGGCTCCTCCCTTGGTGGGAACGACCCCCGAAGCGGAACAGCCAACAAATCCGGCCTCTCCCGCGTCAAGCGCGCAGCAAAgaactctccctcctccacagcggAAAGTGAACTCTCAGACGCGGAATCGGCCGTCAGCGGCGAGGAGAGTGATGCTGCCCCATCAAGAAACAGCACCGGCAACAACGCAAGGGGAACCCCCTCTTTACCTCGTCAAAACTCGGGAAGCCACCAGTCTCTGGGTAATCAGCCCACAAGCAGCTCCACGAAGAACTCGCCTCACGCGGCTCACGTCCACAaggctggcggcggcgggccGGGGAATCATCATGGcccgccaccgccgtcgCACAACAGACAtcatgatgacgacgatgcgATGGACattgaggaagatgacgcGGGGGATGACAAGAAGTATTGCTCGTGTCGGAACGTGAGCTATGGGAACATGGTGGCGTGTGATAATGATGATTGTCCATATGAGTGGTTTCATTGGGGGTGTGTGGGGTTGAAGAGCGAGCCGAACGGGACGTGGTTTTGTCCTGACTGTAGTCGGGCCGCGGCTGGGGGGGATAATAGGAagaaggttgttggtggagggggagggggaggtggtgggcatGGGAGTAGGccgggtggtgggggggttggtgttggggcaTGAGGAGGGTTGATAAGCAGGTGTTTTCTGAAATGTAGCGAGGATTTAACATAGAAGGCGAAAGATGTCAAACTGGTTGCTTGTAGAGAGGTGCTTAGATGTTTTGTGATTAAATTGTTCAGGGTGTGTATATATGCTTTTTGTGTATGTTGTTCATTGCCAATCTAACCTGGCGAGAGCGAGCTACAttaggggggggggttaatTAACACTACACCTAAAAAGTTCAATAGGCGGCTTAGGTTAGAATACCTGCTCACCCGTCGCTGTATGTTTATTGGACCACGTATACAATCTGAAACTACACCATTCATCATGCCCAAACGGCATGTGCGTCGTGAAATACCTTAAGAAAAGTTCGTGTGATATTACACTGCTAGGCCGTTATGCCTCACGACTAGGGCGGGCACACTTGCCCCCAAAATATGTTATGACAAAAGGTAGCTGGTTCAAAGAACCGAGAGTGTATTTATGGGCTTGTTCCCATATTTGCTGCTACCTATCTTGGTGTTTATGATGCTCTTGAAACACAAGAGACTGGGCACTTTTCTTTTGAACAACATGAGACGAAATGCTGGGACGACTTCAGGCCGTACAACAGAAGCGCACAAACATAACCTCGGGATGAGCAAGAATGGAAGGAGCAACAAAGAAAGTTGCAAGGGCATCGTCTGCTCAAAGTAGCTCTCCCCACACAAGCCAACCCAAGCACAAGATAATGTCATTCATATTCACCAATCACAAGCAGAGCAATATCATAAAAACAAATTCTACAGGCTACCATTTACTATCCCATATCTTCCACAGGATCAAGCCTTCCGTGTGTATTTTTTatcttcttccccaaccttCAACCACCGGGCAAAAGATATCCTGCCCTCAGATTACTTTttaaacaacaaaaaaaaaacacaagtAATCCGTCCAAGTCCTTTCCCGTCTTTCCCACAACTCAAGGCTTAGAACTCGCCATGGTATATCTACGCAATCCTGTTTCAAGGTGATGTCCAACCTGCAACAGAAGCAACAAAACCCAGCCAGTACTGTTAACGGCAACACAAAAACCAAACGCTATGTCCCTGCCCGATCCTAACAAAAAACACCTTAATGCTCAAGCAGACGCAAGCTACCCTGGACGACAACGTTCTCGAGGATGGATCCTGGGGGAATGTCGATGGTCTGACCCTCTGTCGCCACAATGATGACGGTACCCTTGAGGACGACACCGCGACCAAGGTTGACCGCaccggtgatggtgaggtggtcAAGCTCAATGATCTTGGGGATGCTAGGGATGCGCTTCTGGAAGTCGGACACCTTCTTGAAGTCACCACCGAGCTTGATCAGAGGAGCATCACCGAAGCGGGCTGTGCTCATCTGGAGCTGGCCGTGTTTGACGGTGTAGAGATCAGACTTGACAAGCATCAGATCAGAGCAAGTCTTGACGGGCAAGAAGCGGCGACGGGGAACGTTGACACCGTGGGCGTTCTTGAAGTGCTTGATGGCAGCACCAACAGCGGTCTCCAGCTGGAGAATGCTAATGTCCGACTCGCCCTTCTTATCACCGGGGATGGTCTTGCCGTTAGGAATGATCTCCATCTCGAGCTCGTTATTCTCGACGACGCGCTTGATGGCCTTGACGTTCATCCagatgttgttggtgttgaagtaCTTGAACTTCTTGATGGACTTGAACTCGTTGACATGCTCCTTGGGGACCTGGGCGATTTCGAGAAGGCGGACGCTGCCCTCGTAGTCAATGATGGTACCACCCTTGACATCggccttggtcttgttggtCAACTCCATGATGTACTCGGCTTCGCTCTCAACCATGTGCTGGAGAATGCGGAGATCAACAACGGCGCCGAGGTTGTCAGCGTTGGAAAGGAAGATGATCTCGATGCCACGGTCGATGAGCTGGTCAAGGACACCAGAGTTGTAGAGGGACTCGAAAACGTCACCGTGTCCGGGAGGATACCAGTCATGGAGAGCAGAGTCAAAGGACTTGGGGaccgggaggagggagtccTTGAAGATTCTGGGATACCTCGACTGGTTAAAGGTAAGAATGTCGACGTTATGACCCTCATACTTCTTGATAATCGCCGCGGTATCATCGTGGGTGTTGAAAGAGTTCATGAGGAGAATGGGGACGTTGGAGCCGTAGCTGCGGTTGAGGTGCTCGACCTGGCGGACGGACATGTCAAGGAAAGACATGCCATCACGGACCTCAATGACCGACTTGGGACCAACGCAACCCATGGAGGTACCGAGACCACCGTTGAGCTTGAGAACAGCAAGCTTGTTGAGGAAGCCAACAGACTCGGAGTGGGCCAAGTCCTCGTAATCGACGACTTGGCCAGCAGCGGGAGGAGCAATGCGGTCCCACGAGCTATTTTCCCGTCAGCCACATGATCTTTGTTCAGCCAATTCTGAGGAACACATACACCTCGTTGCCCTTAGCCTTGTCATTGAGATAGCGGCggaacaaggagaagaagttgtCCATCTCGGTCTCGaacagcttcttctccttggggtCCTTCACGGTCtcggcgaggttggtgagagcATTGCGCATCTGGGCAGCAGCAATGTTGGTCGAGGTGTTCTCGAAAGCCTGGTGGAAAATTGCGGGTTAGTCTGACGTCATTGAAGCCATTGTGCCAGTGCATGGCAACAAGAAACCCATTAatgctgttgttgtcccGTCGGCGGACAGCCCCGGTCCCATATTGTCCACAGCGGGATTCTCTCGGAGTTATTACGGATAGATTGTTCGTGCACAGCTCGTCCAACAGTTGGGATCCTGTCTTGGGAAGGGCCGGGAGATTGCGCCGTTGGAGCAACTCCACCTTTCGAGTCGGACAACAAGGCAGTTCGGGAGACAGAGCGGGTGACCGGGCCGTGTTCTTtgtcggtga is a window of Podospora pseudopauciseta strain CBS 411.78 chromosome 1, whole genome shotgun sequence DNA encoding:
- a CDS encoding hypothetical protein (EggNog:ENOG503NYCY; COG:B); this encodes MPRDDLSIDFVRKMPPVEQLDPALVLDEFINRAQNLPEEVRFMQEELRDKELRYTALNKEKDELDERLQKWIKAHGSHQPNPKEAEIRAKALKNYDLLQQLSDEKLALSAKVLQAIEKHTRHLDIQIKMLYDRNEPGFADPDELPSLIRASAANITNSPIVRPPSGTNGSSLSHLANSVSQSSMRGSNSQIRNTQAQHHGSASAPATPAASMIMNRQAREGSAGPPKRGPRLNTSLSNLPTTSSGLARHSSLGPGTPKGHTTAAGNQRAGSAGPRASSKASGSGVANRKAGTPSSSSGRISTSHKKGSSLGGNDPRSGTANKSGLSRVKRAAKNSPSSTAESELSDAESAVSGEESDAAPSRNSTGNNARGTPSLPRQNSGSHQSLGNQPTSSSTKNSPHAAHVHKAGGGGPGNHHGPPPPSHNRHHDDDDAMDIEEDDAGDDKKYCSCRNVSYGNMVACDNDDCPYEWFHWGCVGLKSEPNGTWFCPDCSRAAAGGDNRKKVVGGGGGGGGGHGSRPGGGGVGVGA